Genomic window (Deltaproteobacteria bacterium):
AGGGCCAGGATCCAGAGATCAAAGCAATTTGGTGAATCATTTAAGTGAATTATTTAGGTGAATCATTGCTAAAAAAGGAAGACTTATGAGGAATGCAACTATTGTTGGAACAGGAATGTATGCTCCCGATCGAGTTATTAAAAATGAATATTTCAACGATCTTTATAAGAAAGATATAGATACCTTTTTAAGGACTCAGCGAAACATAACGGAGCGCCGGTGGATGGAGACGTCGCAACGAACAAGTGATTTGATTTTACCTGCAGCTGAAGAAGCAATGAAAAATGCGGGGATCACAGCTAAGGATTTAGATTTTATCATTGTTGCTACGGATACCCCCGATTATTTATCCCCTTCAACAGCATCAGTCGTTTCGTTCCGGTTGGGAGCCGTGAATGCAGGTACTTTTGATTTGAATTCGGCCTGTGCTGGTTTCGTCACTGCCTTGGATGTGGGAAATAAATTTATTAAATCGGATACTCAATTTAAAAATATCTTAGTTGTCGGCGCCTATGCCATGAGTAAATGGCTCAACTTTGATGATTATAAAATCGCTTCTTTATTTGCTGATGGAGCTGGGGCTGCGGTTCTCAGAGCGACAGAGAATAGCATGCCTGAGGGGCCAGGGTCGGAAAAAGCAAGTGGATTTTTAACTTCTGTTTTTCTTACCCAGGGACAATACCATGATTATATGGGACTCTACGCTGGTGGAAGTTATAAGCCCGTGTCCCATGAGGTTATCGAAAATAAGGAACACTTATTGGCATTTCCAAAACGAATTCCACCAGAGACCA
Coding sequences:
- a CDS encoding ketoacyl-ACP synthase III, with the protein product MRNATIVGTGMYAPDRVIKNEYFNDLYKKDIDTFLRTQRNITERRWMETSQRTSDLILPAAEEAMKNAGITAKDLDFIIVATDTPDYLSPSTASVVSFRLGAVNAGTFDLNSACAGFVTALDVGNKFIKSDTQFKNILVVGAYAMSKWLNFDDYKIASLFADGAGAAVLRATENSMPEGPGSEKASGFLTSVFLTQGQYHDYMGLYAGGSYKPVSHEVIENKEHLLAFPKRIPPETNGIYWPKLTHLILDKIGKKPTDVNHFFITQFNVQSIYETLDKLNLPHEKAHYIMDKYGYTGSASVGMCLADAVRKHKLKKKDLVIMLGSGGGMSMAALAMEWGYDT